ATTCGGATTTGTTAAGCTATTCTCGCTTATAGAGTAGAGCTTCTTGCTAACGCTGCATGAGACTTCGTACTTCAATTTACGTGTTTTATTAAGTAGTTTGCAGCctttatattaaaaatgatctaataaatatactttcttttcagtCTTTGGTGACAAACTAGTTATGGAAAGTATTTCGATGTAGGTATTTTTTGACTGAAACCAATGCGTACTCCGCAAGcgaaataaatatttaagaaTAAATTAAGTTACCAAGTAACTATACAAAGTGGGGAAGTAGAATAGACTACAATACTCATagatatttatatttagcagtaaataaaactcGTAAAAGATTGTCATTATCAGGATGTTTTGATTAAAACTTCCACGGAAACTAAGGCCCAGctccaaattttgaaagtaaaaCCCCTAATTAGGGAATAAATAAGTAGGCAGAGCACCTTGAAAAATAACTAGATATTAAACTTTAATACCATTTGGTACTTGATTTTCTTCGTCGCTCGAGTTCTGTACATCATTGTCGGCTACGTTGCCTACAGTGATCAAAGCTTGCTCAACACTTTCTTCTGCACTAGCAAGGTCGATGATACGACGCAAATAGGTAACATTACAATCATCTGgtatctttattttttcaagagaTGGAGATTCCTCAAAACTATCTTGTAGTCTATAATCCAACACTTCGTAAGTAAGTTGTTCCCTTTGATTGATGCCTTCAGcaacaatatttttggaCAATTCAGACATAGTTTTTTTCGGTACATGAGCCTCGTAGTCAGCATAGTCATAACGATGTAAGAgtgtttttatttgcagAAAATTAAGAGCATAAAAGTCGCGGACCCTGGCCACATAATTTGGATCATCTTTCACAAATTGTAGTATCTTGGAGGTTTGTAAAAGCTCTTCGAGCTGCAAATAAGCTTCCGGAACACCACTTTCTAGACACCAATCCTTAAGAACATGATAATTGTATGAAATATTGGTACCACGTTTCCAAGATCCACGTTCATCAATAAAAAGTGAATTGAATGCCTCCACATTAATGAATCGATATATGCTTCTAATCAATGCATTATATATTTCATAATTAACTTTATAGGCCTGACAAGAATCATGCACCTTATTTAGTACATGTATTACATCGGtgattttgtattttggtttctcaaaaaatttaatccGTAGTTTTCGATTCTCATCTCCAGCATCCGTATTTGTACCAGTAATAATCATTGCCTGAACAATCAAtggctttaaaaaattattgactTGCCTAACCCATTcgaaaaagatttttgaCAGATGTGATTCAATCATCTCAAAAATGGTTTGCACTGATTCATGAGATTCGGTGGATAAAAGAGTGAAAGCCGAGGAATGTTTAAACGCCTGCTGCTTAGTATAAACAAAAGCCAAGAGCGCATGTGTATTTGCAACCCAAAATCCGATGTCAGGTCTCTCATTAGCAGATGATGTCTTTTGAAATACGTATTCTAAAGTGTGGACACAGTAACGCTCAACCAAGGCAACACTTTCCTGACACAGATTTGATTTCCACATTTGtgatattattataaaaagtaGTTTTgctaaaaacaaatgatcAAGTTTCTGAGCCTCAACATCGTTGTCCTTTAGTAATAGAGTTTTAAGAGTTGTAAATGTTCTACCTGCATATTCTGTGAGTTTGTCAAGATCGTGCTTCAAGCCATCGTTCATTAATAGCACAAGCATCTCTTTTTGAGTACGCATTTCCATCAATGAACTATCACGACGTGATTTCTCTTCCGAATTGCGCGACTGTTCGATACTAGAGGCCGAATTCAGTATTTTAGTGGCTTTTGTCAGACTAGCAATTATCCtgtttttctctttcaacTGAGAGGTTTGCTCAACAATAATCATATCGTAATTTTTAAGCTGCGACTTCAAAGTTGCATTTACTCTTAAAAGTTCGGTATTCGCATCGTTGACTTGCCTCATCTCCTCTTCCATCATAATCAAAGcgttttctttctcttcaaGTAACTCCTTTAATTCCCCATCTTGAGATTGATCCGATATAAGTACCCTAGTTTGCTCAAGTTCTCTTTCTTGTGCTAACTTTGCTTCAGCATAGTTGGACAGATGAGACTCCAATTCAGCGATTCTTTCCCTGAACTTGTTATTTTCCTGCTCCGAGTTGTCCAACTGTTTTGAAATCTCAAACAATCTGCTTTCAAGCCTGTAAGATACTTGCTTAAGGTGACTCGCTTTAGTggattcaatttttaattctgTCAATTGTCGCTTTGCAAGTTTCATCCTCCAAAGAGACTGGATACGAACTGCATAATATTGTAGTTCTTTGTAGTGCTTATGGGCTTTAAATGTTAACCAAAGACTTTGAATAATTAATGTTGCATCATGCTTTGTCTTTTCCTCTAAAGTCTGTCTTAATAAAAAGCCTCTAATTATACTTTGCACTTTAAGTATAGAATTTTTCGTTTGTATGaattcttttctctttaatGCAGTTCTCCAAAGTGACTGAAGTTTAATAATATTGGAAGAAAGTAATTCGTACTCCGTATGGCGACGAGATAAGAAACCATGAGCAACGGCTTGAAAGCTCCTGACTCTCTTCCGAGACAGAAGAAAACGAGTCCTATAGTAATTAACAGCAAACGCTTCATACAAAAGATGTGCTGCATGTTTCAAAGCTTTGTCTCTCGCACTCTCTAAAAGGGG
Above is a genomic segment from Schizosaccharomyces pombe strain 972h- genome assembly, chromosome: III containing:
- the myo52 gene encoding myosin type V — encoded protein: MTSGIYYKGLQCWIPDEQSQWIPGSIKDCRVEGEKAFLTVQDENENETVITVKPDDLNYEGRNGLPFLRSINSDADDLTDLSYLNEPSVLDALSTRYNQLQIYTYSGIVLIAVNPFQRLPNLYTHEIVRAYSEKSRDELDPHLYAIAEDSYKCMNQEHKNQTIIISGESGAGKTVSARYIMRYFASVQALIQSTDSNFHEAPQLTAVENEILATNPIMEAFGNSKTSRNDNSSRFGKYIQILFDGNATIIGAKIQTYLLERSRLVFQPNQERNYHIFYQILAGSSSEQLEKWKLVENSQEFNYLKQGNCSTIEGVNDKEEFKATVDALKTVGIDNDTCECIFSLLAALLHIGNIEVKHSRNDAYIDSKNENLINATSLLGVDPSSLVKWLTKRKIKMASEGILKPLNEFQAVVARDSVAKFLYASLFDWLVATINKALMYSADKSNQTAKSFIGVLDIYGFEHFKKNSFEQFCINYANEKLQQEFYRHVFKLEQEEYAAEGLNWSYIDYQDNQQCISMIESRLGILSLLDEECRMPTNSDENWVSKLNDAFSKPEFKNSYQKSRFGNKEFTIKHYALDVVYCAEGFIDKNRDTISDELLELFTNSDVPFVKDLVLFRLEQTAPPADTKKIKTKPKSNTLGSMFKSSLVSLMSTINETNAHYIRCIKPNEEKEAWKFDNQMVVSQLRACGVLETIKISCAGFPSRWTFDEFVSRYYMLVPSAVRTTESLTFSKAILEKHADPTKYQIGKTKIFFRSGVTPLLESARDKALKHAAHLLYEAFAVNYYRTRFLLSRKRVRSFQAVAHGFLSRRHTEYELLSSNIIKLQSLWRTALKRKEFIQTKNSILKVQSIIRGFLLRQTLEEKTKHDATLIIQSLWLTFKAHKHYKELQYYAVRIQSLWRMKLAKRQLTELKIESTKASHLKQVSYRLESRLFEISKQLDNSEQENNKFRERIAELESHLSNYAEAKLAQERELEQTRVLISDQSQDGELKELLEEKENALIMMEEEMRQVNDANTELLRVNATLKSQLKNYDMIIVEQTSQLKEKNRIIASLTKATKILNSASSIEQSRNSEEKSRRDSSLMEMRTQKEMLVLLMNDGLKHDLDKLTEYAGRTFTTLKTLLLKDNDVEAQKLDHLFLAKLLFIIISQMWKSNLCQESVALVERYCVHTLEYVFQKTSSANERPDIGFWVANTHALLAFVYTKQQAFKHSSAFTLLSTESHESVQTIFEMIESHLSKIFFEWVRQVNNFLKPLIVQAMIITGTNTDAGDENRKLRIKFFEKPKYKITDVIHVLNKVHDSCQAYKVNYEIYNALIRSIYRFINVEAFNSLFIDERGSWKRGTNISYNYHVLKDWCLESGVPEAYLQLEELLQTSKILQFVKDDPNYVARVRDFYALNFLQIKTLLHRYDYADYEAHVPKKTMSELSKNIVAEGINQREQLTYEVLDYRLQDSFEESPSLEKIKIPDDCNVTYLRRIIDLASAEESVEQALITVGNVADNDVQNSSDEENQVPNGIKV